ACAATGCACTGACGTCGTTTTGTTAACTACCCTAacggtttgtttggtttttcttccattcatccattcattcattcattcattcatacatactcactcactcattcacgaACTCACTTAATcactaattcattcattcatccattcatttatttatttattaatgccTTAATTTTTAGTTGCTCGTagatgttaatatttgtataatgacaACAACTTGCTGCGAAACCATTTGATCAAGTCAAATTCTTTTCAGAGCCCACATAAAGATATGCAGTTAACCAAATATCCACTCAAACATTCAATACAAACATGTACAAACAAGAACTGACATGTAAATttgatatatacatttatttttatcaaatcACTATCAGACTACCAACCTACAGATTGACTGGGTGATTTTTCAAGTCTTTTTCTCTTAGGAGTCCTGTCAATGCTGCCAACATCTGAAAATGGCCTTTTTTGTGAGCCCAAGGAACTTTTCCGTGGTATTTTATAACCCTTTAACGTTGAAAATGCCTTGGTGGCTTGATTTGAAGAATGAGATTCCCCAGTTATAGGTCGGTATAAATCCATACTCAATTTTGTTCCATTTCTATGTCCTCTTTGCTGTCCACTGGTGGACGCTGAAATGTTTGATGTCTTTAATTTGATAAGGGGTTCAAAATTGGGCTTTCTTTCAGTTAGACGTTTGCTAACAATGTAGTCATCTGGAGATTCACTCCGTAATTCCCCATCCTCTAAAGAGCTATCATCGCTTATTTCTTCATCACTGATCACATGCAGCTGCAGTGAACAATCTTCATCATCCAGTGAAATGCATGAATACTTAATACTGTTTTCATTGTAAACTGGATTGTCTTTGTCACTGATAGTATCACTTTTATCTGAGACTATTTTTGCTGTGGTATCCTTTGCTTTGGAATATTTTGCTTTACCTCTCTGTGTGTGACTGGCTGAAGTCTGAGAAACTTTAGAACCTGGTTTGTCTTTGTCACTGATAGTATCACTTTTATCCGAGACTATGTTTGCTCTGGTATCCTTTGCTTTGGAATATTTTGCTTTACCTCTCTGTGTGTGACTGGCTGAAGTTTTTGAAACTTTAGAAACTGGATTGTCTTTGTCACTGATAGTATCACTTTTATCTGATACTATTTTTGCTGTAGTATCCTTTGCTTTGGAATCTTTTGCTTTACCTGGCTGTGTGTTACTCACTGAAGTTTTTGAAACTTTAGAAACATCCCGCTTGGATACTTCCGTTCTTCTATTCTGATTACTCAGCATGCTACTGAACAATTCATTTAAGGGCTTCAGTCTGTcaaataatttacaaacatttgattTATCAGAACCATTCACAGTCTGCTGAGAATTGTTATGAATTCCACTTGATGCAGGGTAAACTGAATTACGTTCACCCACGTCACTGTCACTATCTGATGATGTATCATCAGAACTTGAACTTTCTTCAttagaacttgaacttgaactttcTTCAtcagaacttgaacttgaactttcTTCATCAGAACTTGAACTTTTTTCATCAGAACTTGAACTTTTTTCAtcagaacttgaacttgaactttttTCATCAGACGAATCTGATGAGTCAGAATCATCGGAAGATTCAACACTGTTTGTGGTCATCATGTCCTTCGTTTCACTATTGGTCTTTTGAGATGTCAGATTTTGAGAGTCCAAAGTCTGTTGTGGAACCTCTCTATTTTCTTTATCATCGTGATGCACATAATCCTGGACTACATTGTGGCTATCTTTATTCTCTTCTAAATTAATTGTGTTTTTCTCACAGTGCATTTGAACATATGCGGTATTGAGCATATTGTTTTTAGTAACTGGTGAAGGGCTTAAATCAGAAagttttatttcacatactgaCTGCTTCCCTGGAATGCACATCTTGCTATGAGAATGGGTACTTAAATCTTCAGTAATTGCTGTTTCCAAACTGTTCAGAGAAGTCTGGATATTAACTGTGTTGTtagattttaaactttttatatataaacgtgTCCTTGCACATCCTTCAAGAAATGTTACACTTTCATCTGTTGACTCCGAAAGAAATTCTGTTATTGCTTCCTCACCTGGAATAACAACTGTATCACCACGTGTAATGGAACCTGGTTTTTCGTTGTCATTAGCAGAAACATCTAGCTGCTCACGTCCGGTGTTAAATGATGACTTCCAACCAGTATCTTCAACACTAACGTCCACTGATTTGTCACATCTGCTATTGGCCACTGTAAACGAATTACAGCATTCATCATTATCTGTTACTATACTTGATTTGTCAGAAACATTATCTCCTGTCAATGTGTCTCTGTCAAATAACTTGCAGGTTCCATTATCAAAACTATTTTCCACCATTTCAGAAAGAGTAAGAGAGGAATCCTGAGTATAAACACAATCACAAGACTCTGAGTCATCCAAATAAACTTGGATGACATGTAAATCATCGCTGATACTTAATCTGCCGTCATCACAATGAGAATATCTTGCTGGAGGCAATGATTTTTTCATGGTATCCCTTAATGGAAGACCTTTATCTGCATCAATATCAGTGTTCCTATTCTCAACAACACAATCACTGATCAAATCGCTATCAACATTATCAGTGACATTAGCAACTGAAGAATTCCTTTTGAatagaaaatgtttttcttcAAGTTTAACACCTCCGAAACCACTTCCACAATTTGAAGCCAAACAATATGCATCACTGCTACTACAGGAGGCTTCACAGTCTGGCAGATACCGTTCAATGTGTTTAATCTTAGTGTCACTGATGGCAGATACATCGGGAATAGTCATCTGGTTAGGATCGCACACATCACGTGACTGATTTGCAGTTTGCTGACTATGGTCCAACTTGAAGAGATGAGAATGATTTTGGATTTCAACATTTTGTGTTACACTATTTTCATCTACTGGAACTGCAAGACCCGAAGCTTCAGAACCCTTGTTACATTCAGCTGAAAAAGTTTCAGACAATATTGCAATTTCATTTGAGAAAAATGGATATTCCCATGTTTCACATAAGCTGTAGTTGGACTTCCTAAATTTCTCCAGTCTAGATTTCCATGACTTTATCTCCAGTGgaatattttcaattttatgAAGAACATAAGGATGTTCGTCATCCAAAGCATCACCTTGTGATTCAGTATCATCTACTGGAACTGCAAGATCTGAGGCTTCAGAACCCTTGAAAAATTCAGCAGCAGCATTATCTATGGGAACTGCAAGACCTGAGGCTTCAGAACCCATGTCATATTCAGCACAAAAACTCTGAGACAATATTGCACTTTCATTAAAGGTCAAATGATTTGATTCCGACAACTCTTCATTAACTCCTAAAGCATGTGGCTTAGATTGTGGTGTGGATGTATTGACACTTGTGTTTTCGAAGGTGTTAAAACTTACACTCTTATGTGCTGATACATTTGAGAAAAATGGATATTCCCATGTTTCACATAAGCTGTAGTTTGAATTCTTAAATTTCTCCAGTCTAGATTTCCATGACTTTATCTCCTGTGggatattttcaattttgtgaAGAACATAAGGTTGTTCATTGTCCAATGCATCACCTTGTGATTCAGCATCATCTACTGGAACTGCAAGATCTGAGGCTTCAGAACCTTTGTCACATTCAGCTGAAAAACTCTGTGACAATATTGCATTTTCATTAGAGGTCAAATGATATGATTCAGATGACTTATCATTAACTCCTAAAGCATGAGGCTTAGATTGTGGTGTAGATGTATTGACACTTGTGTTTTCGAAGGTGTTAAAACTTACACTCTTATGTGCTGATACATTTGAGAAAAATGTATATTCCCATGTTTCACATAAGCTGTAGTTGGACTTCTTAAATTTCTCCAGTCTTGATTTCCATGACTTTATCTCCTGTGGAACATTTTCAATTCTATGAAGAATATAAGGTTGTTCCTTATCTAATGCATTACCATCTTCTGATTCAGCATCACCATGTAATTCAGCATCATTTCCAGAACTGAGAACAGCAGATGGTGCAGTACACTTCTGTTTTATATTCTCCAAGACCAACTTCAATATATTACTCTCCATATTTGCCACAGCTGACTCATTCTTGTTGCTATCAGGATTGCCAATATCAAGACATTTAGCACCATTACCATGGTTGTTTATCTCATCAGTTTCAAGACATTTAGCACCTTTACCATGGTCGTTTGTCTCATCAGTTTCAAGACATCTAGCACCTTTACCATGGTCGTTTGTCTCGTCAGTTTCAAGACAATTAGCATCATTACCATGGTCGTTTGTCTCATCAGTTTCAAGACACCTAGCACCTTTACCATGGTCATTTATCTCATCAGTTTCAAGACATTTGGCACCTTTACCATGATCGTTTGTCTCATCAGTTTCAGCTGCAGATGACAAtccctttaaaacattattCTCACTGTTACTTGAAGGACTGTAAACAGTAGTATATTGTATATGAATTTTCTTTGGTGAAAGCAGCAAATGATTCACCTCATCATCAATATGGTCCCCACCTTCCAGAATAACTTCTTTCACCAAATGAACTGAACTGTCGCTTTGTTTTGTAGTTGTATCACCATCTGGTGCCCACTTTCGTTTGAGTGAAGGCAGTGGTATATTGCTGGCTCTATTTCTCTGTTTAACAGCCTTTACATCACCTTTCACATTTAATGTTCTTTCTAAAATTATTGATTGATAATGCACATCATCCACCTGTTTAACATGGTGAACATGTTCAAGACCAATTGATTTTGCCAACACCCGTGATGAATTACTCTTATTATCATCATCCCTACAGATATTATT
The sequence above is drawn from the Gigantopelta aegis isolate Gae_Host chromosome 6, Gae_host_genome, whole genome shotgun sequence genome and encodes:
- the LOC121374582 gene encoding serine-rich adhesin for platelets-like translates to MVTEKRPETQIKVKYRKRENMKKAVVMIPKSKKCHLLTLNNPAVVNALAKLRKNGNKENPLSGSSDHSSSLISDASYAYSQLYGESSTSQVLSNTDTNGKSRRMANSGFEHGDRKASRDADKSEIQKKRKYEEGSRDDSKKQKVSPSVSARGRTAKRIVDKYPGSSGPANRQREKHHTRNGDPGDKTLDSCFRGDKHSLDNGTKEDKKAHENDKRKGEKETSLKKDEKEKSVRKGEKSVRKGEKSVRKDHIYEREKKTISTSKTDHSTIGATEKYDQKERNDKRRKGEKEKTVRKVHIYDRDKKTISTFKTDHSTIGATEKYDQKERNDKRRKGKKEKTVRKDHIYERNKKTTSTSKTDHSTIGATEKYDRRERNDKRRKGEQKNNVTKDHIYERDKNTRDTSKSDHSAIGATGKYDQRERNCHSDKTRHKRLDPRTHQSSPSSKGLCTENNDLGNGATHLTPISEKRAILEDDVEHKDSISHSDKKKYTEPGQHGIKTRDSPIHLTQGLPNLVSMECIDHNIIPVSSPVLQEVVDMESGVANVEQNNCPDSSQVSPKTISKEADDLGNTSHAPLISQKTVILEHNPSPNNICRDDDNKSNSSRVLAKSIGLEHVHHVKQVDDVHYQSIILERTLNVKGDVKAVKQRNRASNIPLPSLKRKWAPDGDTTTKQSDSSVHLVKEVILEGGDHIDDEVNHLLLSPKKIHIQYTTVYSPSSNSENNVLKGLSSAAETDETNDHGKGAKCLETDEINDHGKGARCLETDETNDHGNDANCLETDETNDHGKGARCLETDETNDHGKGAKCLETDEINNHGNGAKCLDIGNPDSNKNESAVANMESNILKLVLENIKQKCTAPSAVLSSGNDAELHGDAESEDGNALDKEQPYILHRIENVPQEIKSWKSRLEKFKKSNYSLCETWEYTFFSNVSAHKSVSFNTFENTSVNTSTPQSKPHALGVNDKSSESYHLTSNENAILSQSFSAECDKGSEASDLAVPVDDAESQGDALDNEQPYVLHKIENIPQEIKSWKSRLEKFKNSNYSLCETWEYPFFSNVSAHKSVSFNTFENTSVNTSTPQSKPHALGVNEELSESNHLTFNESAILSQSFCAEYDMGSEASGLAVPIDNAAAEFFKGSEASDLAVPVDDTESQGDALDDEHPYVLHKIENIPLEIKSWKSRLEKFRKSNYSLCETWEYPFFSNEIAILSETFSAECNKGSEASGLAVPVDENSVTQNVEIQNHSHLFKLDHSQQTANQSRDVCDPNQMTIPDVSAISDTKIKHIERYLPDCEASCSSSDAYCLASNCGSGFGGVKLEEKHFLFKRNSSVANVTDNVDSDLISDCVVENRNTDIDADKGLPLRDTMKKSLPPARYSHCDDGRLSISDDLHVIQVYLDDSESCDCVYTQDSSLTLSEMVENSFDNGTCKLFDRDTLTGDNVSDKSSIVTDNDECCNSFTVANSRCDKSVDVSVEDTGWKSSFNTGREQLDVSANDNEKPGSITRGDTVVIPGEEAITEFLSESTDESVTFLEGCARTRLYIKSLKSNNTVNIQTSLNSLETAITEDLSTHSHSKMCIPGKQSVCEIKLSDLSPSPVTKNNMLNTAYVQMHCEKNTINLEENKDSHNVVQDYVHHDDKENREVPQQTLDSQNLTSQKTNSETKDMMTTNSVESSDDSDSSDSSDEKSSSSSSDEKSSSSDEKSSSSDEESSSSSSDEESSSSSSNEESSSSDDTSSDSDSDVGERNSVYPASSGIHNNSQQTVNGSDKSNVCKLFDRLKPLNELFSSMLSNQNRRTEVSKRDVSKVSKTSVSNTQPGKAKDSKAKDTTAKIVSDKSDTISDKDNPVYSENSIGYPCISLDDEDCSLQLRVISDEEISDDSSLEDGELRSESPDDYIVSKRLTERKPNFEPLIKLKTQNISASTSGQQRGQRKGTKLSMDLYRPMTGESHSSNQATKAFSTLKGYKIPRKNSLGSQKRPFSDAGSTDRTPKRKRLEKSPSQSVGW